The following coding sequences are from one Neodiprion lecontei isolate iyNeoLeco1 chromosome 7, iyNeoLeco1.1, whole genome shotgun sequence window:
- the LOC107222539 gene encoding UDP-glycosyltransferase UGT5: protein MTKHLILVASVLVVAVLHHVWASRILAICPSSSISHQIVFRGLTMALRERGHELVVVTTDPVDDPALKNYTEISINFLYKDFIQHVDWVTNRQHETWFDVVANWAPAFKSQADRILNLPELRNLYAPDSGEKFDLLIIEALYWPVFLPLGKRFDVPVIGLTSLGLTTNIHYAIGNPVLSSHPSHWDAGKAVLGELTLWQRLKNFVRIWRYLYCYQSDIISTQQEVAWKYFGNDVPDLRDLEKNISLIFVNQQAPISYLRPNTPRIIEIGGFHVSKQVKPLSKDLQRTLDKATQGFIYMSLGSNVKSSMLSNEIRDEFIATFSKLPYTVIWKYEDEFLPGLPENVIIMKWTPQQSILAHPNIKAFIYQGGLQSTEEAISHIVPVIGLPVFADQDMMVEKMVSLGVGKKLEILTLNRADLLEAIHSVVQDSSYKQRMLNLRDLLKDKPYDSLENAVWWTEHVIRHKGAPHLHSTTADDPWYQRQDMDLIFIISTVILIAFSITLVVLHKLMVHSIRVLKHWLPDSKKHKVY from the exons ATGACGAAACATTTGATATTAGTCGCGTCGGTGCTGGTCGTGGCTGTTTTACATCATGTATGGGCGTCAAGGATCCTGGCTATATGTCCATCGAGTTCGATCAGCCATCAAATCGTGTTTCGTGGGCTGACAATGGCTCTGAGGGAGCGAGGCCACGAGCTTGTTGTCGTAACGACGGACCCAGTCGACGATCCGGCCTTGAAAAACTACACCGAGATAAGCATCAACTTTCTATACAAGGATTTTATTCAACATGTGGATTGGGTTACTAACCGGCAACACGAAACCTGGTTCGACGTAGTTGCCAATTGGGCTCCCGCGTTCAAGTCGCAGGCTGATCGCATCCTCAACCTACCAGAACTCAGGAACCTCTACGCACCGGATAGTGGGGAAAAGTTTGACCTACTAATTATCGAGGCGCTTTATTGGCCTGTATTTTTACCACTCGGTAAACGATTTGACGTTCCAGTTATAG GTCTAACGTCTCTGGGGTTGACTACCAATATTCATTACGCAATTGGTAATCCAGTACTGTCCTCTCATCCGTCACACTGGGACGCTGGGAAGGCTGTGCTGGGAGAGTTGACGCTGTGGCAAAGACTAAAGAATTTCGTGAGGATATGGAGATATCTGTACTGTTACCAAAGCGATATCATTTCGACGCAACAGGAGGTAGCATggaaatattttggaaatgaTGTACCTGATCTCCGAGATCTTGAAAAAAACATCAGCTTGATTTTCGTTAATCAGCAAGCGCCCATTTCATACCTCAGACCTAATACTCCCAGGATTATCGAAATTGGTGGATTCCACGTCTCGAAGCAGGTGAAACCTCTCTCGAAG GATCTTCAGAGGACCTTAGACAAAGCCACGCAAGGCTTCATATACATGAGCCTTGGATCAAATGTCAAAAGTTCCATGTTGAGTAATGAAATACGAGATGAATTCATCgcaacattttcaaaattgcccTACACCGTTATCTGGAAATACGAGGATGAGTTTCTTCCCGGCCTGCCAGAGAACGTGATAATCATGAAGTGGACCCCGCAGCAGTCTATTTTAG CGCATCCGAATATAAAAGCTTTCATATACCAAGGAGGTCTACAAAGTACAGAGGAAGCGATTTCTCACATCGTTCCCGTTATCGGGTTACCAGTATTTGCTGACCAGGACATGATGGTGGAGAAAATGGTTTCTTTAGGAGTTGGGAAAAAGTTGGAAATCCTTACTCTGAACAGGGCAGATTTACTCGAAGCGATACACTCAGTTGTACAGGACAGCAG CTACAAGCAACGTATGCTGAATTTGCGTGACTTGCTGAAAGATAAGCCGTACGATTCGTTGGAGAACGCGGTTTGGTGGACGGAACACGTGATACGTCACAAGGGTGCCCCTCATCTGCACTCGACGACAGCCGACGATCCCTGGTATCAGCGGCAAGACATGGActtgattttcattatttcaactGTGATTTTGATAGCTTTCAGTATAACGTTAGTTGTATTACATAAGTTGATGGTTCACAGTATTCGTGTGCTTAAACATTGGTTGCCCGACAGCAAAAAGCACAAAGTATATTGA